Proteins from a single region of Rhizobium binae:
- a CDS encoding YbaK/EbsC family protein, whose amino-acid sequence MSLESVRAFLGAHAPDIEIIETAESSSTVALAAEAHGVEPAQIAKTICLRVGEQAMLVVAGGTARLDNRKFKDTFGAKGRMLDAEEVVAVTSHPVGGVCPFGLPSPLPIYCDVSLKRFDEVVPAAGSTNSAVRIATGRLAELTGARWVDVCQ is encoded by the coding sequence ATGAGCCTTGAATCCGTTCGCGCCTTCCTCGGCGCCCATGCACCCGATATCGAAATCATCGAGACCGCCGAGAGCTCCTCGACGGTGGCGCTTGCTGCCGAAGCCCACGGCGTCGAACCGGCCCAGATCGCCAAGACGATCTGCCTGCGCGTCGGCGAGCAGGCGATGTTGGTCGTCGCCGGTGGCACGGCGCGGCTCGACAATCGCAAGTTCAAGGATACGTTCGGGGCCAAGGGGCGCATGCTCGATGCGGAGGAGGTCGTGGCAGTGACGAGCCATCCTGTCGGCGGCGTCTGCCCGTTCGGCCTGCCTTCGCCGCTGCCGATTTACTGCGACGTCTCGCTGAAGCGCTTCGATGAAGTCGTGCCTGCGGCCGGCTCGACCAATTCGGCCGTGCGCATCGCCACCGGCCGATTGGCGGAGCTGACCGGCGCGCGCTGGGTCGATGTCTGCCAGTAA
- a CDS encoding Tim44 domain-containing protein codes for MPSAVSRFARIAAIAVLTSATVFATISDADARRAGGFGGFGSRGTRTFSAPPVTRTAPAPAAPIERSMTPRPQTTAPYNTQQPGYAQQRPGFFNGFGRSMIGGLIAGGLLGMLLGHGFGGGFGLLGMLLQIALIGGGIMLAMRYFANRRQPSYGVGGQSRSYSMSPTKNSSFQIPAIGSGAGFGGQSRGNRPGDEIGLTQADLDQFEELLTNVQTAYGAEDYGTLRRLTTPEAMSYLAEELGENATNGVRNRVSDVKLLQGDIAEAWRENGQEYATLAMRYSSIDAMVERDSGRVVSGDDRRPSESTEIWTFVRKPGADWKLAAIQGTGQRAA; via the coding sequence ATGCCGAGTGCCGTTTCGCGTTTTGCCAGAATCGCAGCCATTGCCGTACTGACGAGCGCTACCGTTTTTGCCACGATCAGTGATGCCGATGCGCGCCGCGCCGGTGGTTTCGGTGGATTCGGAAGCCGCGGCACGCGGACTTTCAGCGCCCCTCCCGTCACTCGCACCGCACCTGCCCCGGCTGCGCCGATCGAACGCTCGATGACGCCGCGCCCGCAGACGACCGCGCCCTATAACACCCAGCAGCCCGGCTACGCCCAGCAGCGCCCTGGTTTCTTCAACGGCTTCGGCCGATCGATGATCGGCGGCCTGATTGCCGGCGGCCTTCTCGGTATGCTGCTCGGTCACGGTTTCGGCGGCGGTTTCGGCTTGCTCGGCATGTTGCTGCAGATTGCGTTGATCGGCGGTGGCATCATGCTGGCGATGCGCTATTTCGCCAACCGCCGCCAGCCCTCCTATGGTGTCGGTGGCCAGAGCCGCTCCTATAGCATGTCTCCCACGAAAAATTCGTCCTTCCAGATCCCGGCGATCGGTTCGGGCGCCGGTTTCGGCGGGCAGTCGCGCGGCAACCGGCCGGGCGATGAGATCGGGCTGACCCAAGCCGACCTCGATCAATTCGAGGAATTGCTGACCAACGTTCAAACCGCTTACGGTGCCGAGGATTACGGCACGCTGCGCCGGCTGACGACGCCGGAAGCCATGTCCTATCTTGCCGAGGAGCTCGGCGAAAACGCCACCAACGGCGTGCGCAACCGCGTTTCCGACGTCAAGCTGCTGCAGGGCGATATCGCCGAGGCCTGGCGCGAAAACGGCCAGGAGTATGCAACTCTCGCCATGCGTTACTCCTCGATCGATGCCATGGTCGAACGCGACAGCGGCCGGGTAGTTTCCGGCGACGACCGCCGCCCGAGCGAAAGCACCGAAATCTGGACCTTCGTGCGCAAGCCGGGCGCGGATTGGAAGCTCGCCGCGATCCAGGGCACCGGCCAGCGCGCCGCTTAA